The window GCGACTATTTGGAAAACTACTACCGGCCCAACCTGCGGGTAAAAAACCGGGACACGTGCACGCCGATCGGACCGTGGCTGGTTGATGCGGAGGATGTGCAGGATCCGATGAATTTGAGCCTGCGCACCTATGTGAACGGCAAGCTGACGCAGGAGGGCTCCACACAGGACATGATTTACAATATCCCTTATCTGATCGAGTATTTGAGCAACTTTATGACGCTGAACCCGGGCGACATGATTCTGACCGGAACGCCTGAAGGGCTGGTCGATACGAAGATCGGCGACGAGGTTGTCACCGAGATTGAAGGCATCGGTCGACTGGTGAATACGATTGCCGGCGATGACGTCTGATTGCCGGCCTGATAAACCAGATTTAGGAGAAAAGGAGGCGGAAGATGCCGCATTTCATCCTGGAGTATACCGATAATATTAAGGAAGAGGCGAACATACCCGGTCTGCTTGAGAAGGTCAACAAGGTTCTGCTTGCGCACAGCGATATTTTTCCGGTCGGAGGCATCCGCTTGAGAGCGATTGAACTGCACGATTACCGGATTGCCGACGGCGCGGAGGACGATGCATTCGTCCATGCGGCTTTAAAGATCGGCTCAGGCCGGTCGGAGGCCGATAAAAAAGCGGCCTGTGATGAAATATTCGAAGTGATCAAAGCGCATTTCGCCGATCTGTTTGCCAAGCGCTACCTGGCTTTGTCAATGGAATTAAGCGAATTCACTACGGCGACCTACAAGCATAACAATATTCATACCCGGTTCAAAAAATAGCGGCCAATCGTCAGTGCTGCTCTAAATGCCCGCTCAGCCATTGCCGCATGGCAGCGAACACCTCTTCACGACCAAGCTCATTATGCAGCTCATGCCTGTAGCCCGGCCATTCCATAAATGTGCACAAGCTTCCGGCACGTTCGGCAAATTGCTTGCTGGCGAGGATGGAGGTTACCTGATCGTCGCTGCCATGCATCAACAGCAGGTCCACGGATAATTCCCCGGCGTGCTCCAGCGCCCATAAGCCCGCTCTGTCG of the Ferviditalea candida genome contains:
- a CDS encoding 5-carboxymethyl-2-hydroxymuconate Delta-isomerase gives rise to the protein MPHFILEYTDNIKEEANIPGLLEKVNKVLLAHSDIFPVGGIRLRAIELHDYRIADGAEDDAFVHAALKIGSGRSEADKKAACDEIFEVIKAHFADLFAKRYLALSMELSEFTTATYKHNNIHTRFKK